A genome region from Etheostoma cragini isolate CJK2018 chromosome 4, CSU_Ecrag_1.0, whole genome shotgun sequence includes the following:
- the LOC117943318 gene encoding sortilin-like isoform X2 — MAELLWTFTFKVRTMGSLSLAWVGDGSGVLLVLTTFQVPLFMMRFGQSNLYRSEDYGKTFKDVTHLINHTFIQSEFGIAISPDHSGKVMLTADVSEIGGFKLFRSQDFGMTYVPTDLPFEPLIQMLYNPGDSNVLLTLSITLDLWLSEDFGATWRKIHDSVCLVRWGPKDNIYFTTNYNGSCNDKGMLELRKTADYGRSFQTIASRVYSFVLGGRFVFASIMTGTGTERVIHVSVDGGEVWNMAQLPPVNHEQFYSILAANQDMIFMHVDNPGDSGAGTIYVSDDRGAVFSKSLERHLYTTTGTDTDFTAVTSLRGVYMTSVLTHDGAVETVITFDQGAKWQTLHKPQNSHCDAETSTNRPNRCRLHIHASYSTTMKMNVPMLPLSQPNAVGLILAHGSVGDTESALSPDVYVSDDGGYSWLLALRGPHHYAILDSGGLLVAVEHTNSPVNQMKFSTDEGQCWHTYNFTSEPLHFSGMDSEPGSRSMNVSLWGYRNDFSKWVVITIDFRNLLTRDCTEGDYIQWLAHSANPSGSIDGCVLGYKETFLRLRKDSVCLNGRDFAVTKKLSPCPCTVDDYHCDFGYYRPENSSECVEQKEMKGHPLEFCFNGTIEQLQTSGYRKIPGDQCEGGFQPDRKETDLRRMCTSNALYPISLTENSSSNTAVIVMVVIAMLLTSAVAGIWLVKKYVCGGRFLVHRYSVMREHVEAVKIEGVDDLDTHYMETGKAQYNEDSDQDLLE, encoded by the exons ATGGCAGAGTTACTGTGGACA TTCACCTTCAAAGTGAGGACCATGGGTTCACTGTCACTGGCCTGGGTGGGAGATGGATCTGGG GTGCTGCTGGTGTTGACAACATTTCAGGTGCCGTTGTTCATGATGCGTTTTGGCCAGTCTAACCTCTATAGGAG TGAAGACTATGGCAAGACGTTTAAAGATGTGACCCACCTGATCAACCACACCTTCATCCAGAGTGAGTTTGGCATTGCCATCAGTCCCGACCACTCTGGCAAG GTGATGCTCACTGCTGATGTGTCAGAAATCGGGGGGTTTAAACTGTTTCGCTCGCAGGACTTTGGTATGACCTATGTTCCAACCGACCTGCCATTTGAGCCCCTCATTCAGATGCTGTACAACCCCGGAGACTCTAACGTACTGCTGACGCTCAGTATCACG TTGGACCTGTGGCTGTCTGAGGACTTTGGTGCCACCTGGAGGAAGATCCATGACAGTGTTTGTTTGGTCAGATG GGGTCCAAAAGACAATATCTACTTTACAACAAACTACAATGGATCATGCA ATGATAAAGGAATGTTGGAGTTAAGGAAGACAGCAGACTATGGTCGAAGTTTCCAGACCATCGCATCGAGAGTTTACTCATTTGTACTGGGCGGGCGCTTTGTTTTTGCCTCCATCATGACTggcacg GGTACAGAGCGTGTGATCCACGTGTCAGTGGATGGAGGTGAGGTGTGGAACATGGCTCAGCTTCCTCCAGTCAACCACGAGCAGTTCTACTCCATATTGGCCGCCAATCAGGACATGATATTCATGCATGTGGACAACCCTGGAG ACTCCGGTGCTGGAACCATCTATGTGTCAGATGACAGAGGAGCCGTGTTCTCCAAGTCTCTGGAGCGCCATCTTTACACGACCACAGGAACCGACACTGACTTTACTGCCGTAACTTCACTCAGGGGCGTCTACATGACCAGCGTACTCACACACG ATGGTGCAGTGGAGACGGTGATCACCTTTGACCAAGGAGCAAAATGGCAGACGCTACACAAACCACAGAACAGCCACTGTGACGCTGAGACCTCTACCAACAGGCCTAACAGA TGCAGACTTCACATTCACGCCTCCTACAGCACAACCATGAAGATGAACGTTCCCATGCTGCCTCTTTCACAGCCCAATGCTGTGGGCCTCATTCTGGCTCAtg GCAGCGTTGGAGACACAGAGTCAGCTCTGTCCCCTGATGTGTACGTGTCTGATGACGGGGGCTACTCGTGGTTGTTGGCTCTCAGGGGCCCCCATCATTATGCTATACTGGACTCTGGAGGGCTGCTGGTGGCTGTGGAGCACACCAACTCACCTGTCAACCAGATGAA GTTTTCAACAGATGAGGGGCAGTGCTGGCATACGTATAACTTCACCAGCGAACCCCTTCACTTCAGCGGTATGGACAGTGAGCCCGGCTCTCGCTCTATGAACGTCAGCTTGTGGGGCTACAGGAACGACTTCAGTAAATGGGTTGTGATCACCATAGACTTCAGGAACCTCCTGACCAGagact gtactGAAGGGGACTATATACAATGGCTGGCTCACTCTGCAAACCCCAGTGGATCTATAGATGGTTGTGTGCTGGGCTATAAAGAGACCTTCTTACGCCTGAGGAAAGACTCTGTCTGTTTGAACGGGAGGGACTTTGCCGTCACCAAGAAGCTGTCCCCCTGTCCATGTACAGTTGACGATTACCACTG TGACTTTGGATATTACCGGCCAGAGAACAGCTCAGAGTGTGTGGAGCAGAAGGAGATGAAGGGTCATCCTCTGGAGTTCTGTTTTAATGGGACCATCGAACAGCTACAGACCAGCGG CTACCGGAAGATTCCAGGAGACCAGTGTGAGGGAGGTTTTCAGCCAGACAGGAAGGAGACAGACCTGAGGCGAATGTGCACCAGCAACGCCCTTTATCCAATTTCTCTG ACTGAAAATAGTTCATCGAACACGGCTGTCATAGTAATGGTTGTCATAGCGATGCTTCTGACGAGTGCTGTTGCGGGCATTTGGCTGGTTAAGAAGTATGTCTGCGGAGGACG GTTCCTTGTGCACCGATACTCTGTTATGAGGGAACATGTTGAGGCTGTTAAAATAGAAGGAGTCGATGACCTTGACACTCACTACATGGAGACAGGAAAAGCACAGTACAATGAAGACTCAGATCAG GACCTCTTAGAATAG
- the LOC117943318 gene encoding sortilin-like isoform X1: MISVSCILALGLFSSAMGTDFYEGEDLSDLKRLQREFGSYDERHSLVKSELSKRSAGLNEQTCTALLGVESTLQNNTHSFTFKVRTMGSLSLAWVGDGSGVLLVLTTFQVPLFMMRFGQSNLYRSEDYGKTFKDVTHLINHTFIQSEFGIAISPDHSGKVMLTADVSEIGGFKLFRSQDFGMTYVPTDLPFEPLIQMLYNPGDSNVLLTLSITLDLWLSEDFGATWRKIHDSVCLVRWGPKDNIYFTTNYNGSCNDKGMLELRKTADYGRSFQTIASRVYSFVLGGRFVFASIMTGTGTERVIHVSVDGGEVWNMAQLPPVNHEQFYSILAANQDMIFMHVDNPGDSGAGTIYVSDDRGAVFSKSLERHLYTTTGTDTDFTAVTSLRGVYMTSVLTHDGAVETVITFDQGAKWQTLHKPQNSHCDAETSTNRPNRCRLHIHASYSTTMKMNVPMLPLSQPNAVGLILAHGSVGDTESALSPDVYVSDDGGYSWLLALRGPHHYAILDSGGLLVAVEHTNSPVNQMKFSTDEGQCWHTYNFTSEPLHFSGMDSEPGSRSMNVSLWGYRNDFSKWVVITIDFRNLLTRDCTEGDYIQWLAHSANPSGSIDGCVLGYKETFLRLRKDSVCLNGRDFAVTKKLSPCPCTVDDYHCDFGYYRPENSSECVEQKEMKGHPLEFCFNGTIEQLQTSGYRKIPGDQCEGGFQPDRKETDLRRMCTSNALYPISLTENSSSNTAVIVMVVIAMLLTSAVAGIWLVKKYVCGGRFLVHRYSVMREHVEAVKIEGVDDLDTHYMETGKAQYNEDSDQDLLE, encoded by the exons ATGATCTCCGTATCTTGCATTTTGGCGCTCGGGTTGTTTTCGTCTGCGATGGGCACAGACTTCTACGAGGGAGAAGACCTCTCCGATTTGAAGAGGCTGCAGAGGGAGTTTGGCAGTTACGATGAGCGACATAGTTTAGTAAAGTCGGAGCTCTCGAAACGCAGCGCAGGGCTGAATGAACAGACATGTACAGCTCTGCTTGGAGTAGAGTCAACCCTGCAAAACAACACCCATTCT TTCACCTTCAAAGTGAGGACCATGGGTTCACTGTCACTGGCCTGGGTGGGAGATGGATCTGGG GTGCTGCTGGTGTTGACAACATTTCAGGTGCCGTTGTTCATGATGCGTTTTGGCCAGTCTAACCTCTATAGGAG TGAAGACTATGGCAAGACGTTTAAAGATGTGACCCACCTGATCAACCACACCTTCATCCAGAGTGAGTTTGGCATTGCCATCAGTCCCGACCACTCTGGCAAG GTGATGCTCACTGCTGATGTGTCAGAAATCGGGGGGTTTAAACTGTTTCGCTCGCAGGACTTTGGTATGACCTATGTTCCAACCGACCTGCCATTTGAGCCCCTCATTCAGATGCTGTACAACCCCGGAGACTCTAACGTACTGCTGACGCTCAGTATCACG TTGGACCTGTGGCTGTCTGAGGACTTTGGTGCCACCTGGAGGAAGATCCATGACAGTGTTTGTTTGGTCAGATG GGGTCCAAAAGACAATATCTACTTTACAACAAACTACAATGGATCATGCA ATGATAAAGGAATGTTGGAGTTAAGGAAGACAGCAGACTATGGTCGAAGTTTCCAGACCATCGCATCGAGAGTTTACTCATTTGTACTGGGCGGGCGCTTTGTTTTTGCCTCCATCATGACTggcacg GGTACAGAGCGTGTGATCCACGTGTCAGTGGATGGAGGTGAGGTGTGGAACATGGCTCAGCTTCCTCCAGTCAACCACGAGCAGTTCTACTCCATATTGGCCGCCAATCAGGACATGATATTCATGCATGTGGACAACCCTGGAG ACTCCGGTGCTGGAACCATCTATGTGTCAGATGACAGAGGAGCCGTGTTCTCCAAGTCTCTGGAGCGCCATCTTTACACGACCACAGGAACCGACACTGACTTTACTGCCGTAACTTCACTCAGGGGCGTCTACATGACCAGCGTACTCACACACG ATGGTGCAGTGGAGACGGTGATCACCTTTGACCAAGGAGCAAAATGGCAGACGCTACACAAACCACAGAACAGCCACTGTGACGCTGAGACCTCTACCAACAGGCCTAACAGA TGCAGACTTCACATTCACGCCTCCTACAGCACAACCATGAAGATGAACGTTCCCATGCTGCCTCTTTCACAGCCCAATGCTGTGGGCCTCATTCTGGCTCAtg GCAGCGTTGGAGACACAGAGTCAGCTCTGTCCCCTGATGTGTACGTGTCTGATGACGGGGGCTACTCGTGGTTGTTGGCTCTCAGGGGCCCCCATCATTATGCTATACTGGACTCTGGAGGGCTGCTGGTGGCTGTGGAGCACACCAACTCACCTGTCAACCAGATGAA GTTTTCAACAGATGAGGGGCAGTGCTGGCATACGTATAACTTCACCAGCGAACCCCTTCACTTCAGCGGTATGGACAGTGAGCCCGGCTCTCGCTCTATGAACGTCAGCTTGTGGGGCTACAGGAACGACTTCAGTAAATGGGTTGTGATCACCATAGACTTCAGGAACCTCCTGACCAGagact gtactGAAGGGGACTATATACAATGGCTGGCTCACTCTGCAAACCCCAGTGGATCTATAGATGGTTGTGTGCTGGGCTATAAAGAGACCTTCTTACGCCTGAGGAAAGACTCTGTCTGTTTGAACGGGAGGGACTTTGCCGTCACCAAGAAGCTGTCCCCCTGTCCATGTACAGTTGACGATTACCACTG TGACTTTGGATATTACCGGCCAGAGAACAGCTCAGAGTGTGTGGAGCAGAAGGAGATGAAGGGTCATCCTCTGGAGTTCTGTTTTAATGGGACCATCGAACAGCTACAGACCAGCGG CTACCGGAAGATTCCAGGAGACCAGTGTGAGGGAGGTTTTCAGCCAGACAGGAAGGAGACAGACCTGAGGCGAATGTGCACCAGCAACGCCCTTTATCCAATTTCTCTG ACTGAAAATAGTTCATCGAACACGGCTGTCATAGTAATGGTTGTCATAGCGATGCTTCTGACGAGTGCTGTTGCGGGCATTTGGCTGGTTAAGAAGTATGTCTGCGGAGGACG GTTCCTTGTGCACCGATACTCTGTTATGAGGGAACATGTTGAGGCTGTTAAAATAGAAGGAGTCGATGACCTTGACACTCACTACATGGAGACAGGAAAAGCACAGTACAATGAAGACTCAGATCAG GACCTCTTAGAATAG
- the psma5 gene encoding proteasome subunit alpha type-5, whose product MFLTRSEYDRGVNTFSPEGRLFQVEYAIEAIKLGSTAIGIQTSEGVCLAVEKRITSPLMEPNSIEKIVEIDSHIGCAMSGLIADAKTLIDKARVETQNHWFTYNETMTVESVTQAVSNLALQFGEEDADPGAMSRPFGVALLFGGVDEKGPQLYHMDPSGTFVQCDARAIGSASEGAQSSLQEVYHKSMTLKDAIKSSLTILKQVMEEKLNSTNIELATVEPGKTFHMYSKEELEDVIKDI is encoded by the exons ATGTTTTTGACAAGATCGGAATATgacag AGGTGTGAACACATTCTCTCCCGAAGGAAGATTGTTCCAGGTTGAATATGCCATAGAGGCCATTAAA TTGGGCTCCACAGCCATCGGTATCCAGACATCAGAGGGAGTATGTCTGGCTGTGGAGAAAAGGATCACCTCTCCACTGATGGAGCCCAACAGCATTGAAAAGATTGTGGAGATTGACAGTCACATTG GTTGTGCCATGAGTGGCTTGATAGCTGATGCCAAGACTCTAATCGACAAAGCAAGAGTGGAAACACAG AACCACTGGTTCACTTACAATGAGACGATGACAGTGGAGAGTGTGACTCAGGCTGTGTCCAACCTGGCGCTGCAGTTTGGAGAGGAGGACGCTGATCCGGGTGCCATG AGTCGACCATTCGGTGTAGCACTTCTGTTCGGGGGAGTTGATGAAAAAGGACCCCAGCT GTACCACATGGACCCATCAGGAACCTTTGTGCAGTGTGACGCTCGGGCCATCGGCTCCGCGTCTGAGGGAGCACAGAGCTCTCTGCAAGAGGTTTACCACAAG TCCATGACATTAAAAGACGCCATCAAGTCGTCTCTCACCATTCTGAAGCAGGTGATGGAGGAGAAGCTCAACTCTACCAACATTGAG CTCGCGACAGTAGAGCCCGGGAAGACCTTCCACATGTATTCCAAAGAAGAGCTGGAGGATGTAATCAAGGATATCTAA
- the LOC117943405 gene encoding matrix remodeling-associated protein 8-like yields MKSERVDIIFQALLLIHIPVAYLFTAVSGQSDSSSSSVVVAGYNVSAPAGSRVVLQCVSGRMVWTRDRVRDRQRVVHWDMYRARPDYTMERVLDMFSAGDQRIYNSYNLGRVGLSPTAFSDGNFSLVIKDVTMNDRGLYSCNLHHLYCHLYEMVRVQLNVTKSRRKEQRFWDGQKAVYVVLLGSTVVLPCINRRSVWTDWSNEEEDQQVVHWDRQSPGVHHDRADRLVDLYASGEQRSYGPLFLQRKMNISNQAFSEGDFSLSISDLQPTDKGMYSCHLHHHYCGLHERREFQVTVEAPVIQTTLPAKALPSEDRGNTHTYTHTLCFPISESV; encoded by the exons ATGAAGTCAGAGAGGGTGGACATCATTTTTCAGGCTCTCCTCTTAATCCACA tccCCGTGGCCTATCTCTTCACTGCAG TGTCAGGtcagtctgacagcagcagcagcagtgtggtGGTGGCAGGCTATAACGTGAGCGCCCCCGCCGGGTCAAGGGTGGTGCTGCAGTGTGTGAGCGGACGCATGGTGTGGACAAGGGACAGGGTGAGGGACAGGCAGAGGGTGGTCCACTGGGACATGTACCGGGCCCGTCCAGACTACACCATGGAGAGGGTGCTGGACATGTTCTCTGCAGGGGACCAGAGGATCTACAACTCCTACAACCTGGGCAGAGTTGGACTCAGCCCAACAGCCTTCAGTGATGGAAACTTCTCCCTGGTCATCAAAG ACGTGACGATGAACGACAGAGGTCTGTACTCTTGCAACCTCCACCATCTCTACTGCCACCTGTACGAGATGGTCAGAGTGCAGCTCAATGTCACTAAATCGC GTCGCAAAGAGCAGCGCTTCTGGGATGGACAAAAGGCAGTGTATGTGGTGTTGCTTGGTAGTACCGTGGTGTTGCCGTGCATCAATCGGCGTAGCGTGTGGACAGACTGGAGCAACGAGGAGGAGGACCAGCAG GTGGTCCACTGGGACCGTCAGTCCCCAGGAGTCCACCACGACCGCGCTGACCGTCTGGTGGACCTGTACGCCTCTGGGGAGCAGCGTAGCTATGGACCGCTGTTCCTACAGAGGAAGATGAACATCAGCAATCAAGCCTTCTCAGAGGGAGACTTTTCACTTTCCATATCTGATCTGCAG CCCACAGACAAGGGGATGTATTCCTGCCACCTCCACCACCATTACTGTGGTCTGCATGAGAGAAGAGAGTTTCAGGTCACAGTGGAAGCACCAGTGATTCAGACCACCCTGCCAGCCAAAGCACTGCCTAGTGAAGACAggggtaacacacacacatacacacacacattgtgcttTCCCATTAGTGAGTCAGTGTGA
- the LOC117943318 gene encoding sortilin-like isoform X3, translating into MLTADVSEIGGFKLFRSQDFGMTYVPTDLPFEPLIQMLYNPGDSNVLLTLSITLDLWLSEDFGATWRKIHDSVCLVRWGPKDNIYFTTNYNGSCNDKGMLELRKTADYGRSFQTIASRVYSFVLGGRFVFASIMTGTGTERVIHVSVDGGEVWNMAQLPPVNHEQFYSILAANQDMIFMHVDNPGDSGAGTIYVSDDRGAVFSKSLERHLYTTTGTDTDFTAVTSLRGVYMTSVLTHDGAVETVITFDQGAKWQTLHKPQNSHCDAETSTNRPNRCRLHIHASYSTTMKMNVPMLPLSQPNAVGLILAHGSVGDTESALSPDVYVSDDGGYSWLLALRGPHHYAILDSGGLLVAVEHTNSPVNQMKFSTDEGQCWHTYNFTSEPLHFSGMDSEPGSRSMNVSLWGYRNDFSKWVVITIDFRNLLTRDCTEGDYIQWLAHSANPSGSIDGCVLGYKETFLRLRKDSVCLNGRDFAVTKKLSPCPCTVDDYHCDFGYYRPENSSECVEQKEMKGHPLEFCFNGTIEQLQTSGYRKIPGDQCEGGFQPDRKETDLRRMCTSNALYPISLTENSSSNTAVIVMVVIAMLLTSAVAGIWLVKKYVCGGRFLVHRYSVMREHVEAVKIEGVDDLDTHYMETGKAQYNEDSDQDLLE; encoded by the exons ATGCTCACTGCTGATGTGTCAGAAATCGGGGGGTTTAAACTGTTTCGCTCGCAGGACTTTGGTATGACCTATGTTCCAACCGACCTGCCATTTGAGCCCCTCATTCAGATGCTGTACAACCCCGGAGACTCTAACGTACTGCTGACGCTCAGTATCACG TTGGACCTGTGGCTGTCTGAGGACTTTGGTGCCACCTGGAGGAAGATCCATGACAGTGTTTGTTTGGTCAGATG GGGTCCAAAAGACAATATCTACTTTACAACAAACTACAATGGATCATGCA ATGATAAAGGAATGTTGGAGTTAAGGAAGACAGCAGACTATGGTCGAAGTTTCCAGACCATCGCATCGAGAGTTTACTCATTTGTACTGGGCGGGCGCTTTGTTTTTGCCTCCATCATGACTggcacg GGTACAGAGCGTGTGATCCACGTGTCAGTGGATGGAGGTGAGGTGTGGAACATGGCTCAGCTTCCTCCAGTCAACCACGAGCAGTTCTACTCCATATTGGCCGCCAATCAGGACATGATATTCATGCATGTGGACAACCCTGGAG ACTCCGGTGCTGGAACCATCTATGTGTCAGATGACAGAGGAGCCGTGTTCTCCAAGTCTCTGGAGCGCCATCTTTACACGACCACAGGAACCGACACTGACTTTACTGCCGTAACTTCACTCAGGGGCGTCTACATGACCAGCGTACTCACACACG ATGGTGCAGTGGAGACGGTGATCACCTTTGACCAAGGAGCAAAATGGCAGACGCTACACAAACCACAGAACAGCCACTGTGACGCTGAGACCTCTACCAACAGGCCTAACAGA TGCAGACTTCACATTCACGCCTCCTACAGCACAACCATGAAGATGAACGTTCCCATGCTGCCTCTTTCACAGCCCAATGCTGTGGGCCTCATTCTGGCTCAtg GCAGCGTTGGAGACACAGAGTCAGCTCTGTCCCCTGATGTGTACGTGTCTGATGACGGGGGCTACTCGTGGTTGTTGGCTCTCAGGGGCCCCCATCATTATGCTATACTGGACTCTGGAGGGCTGCTGGTGGCTGTGGAGCACACCAACTCACCTGTCAACCAGATGAA GTTTTCAACAGATGAGGGGCAGTGCTGGCATACGTATAACTTCACCAGCGAACCCCTTCACTTCAGCGGTATGGACAGTGAGCCCGGCTCTCGCTCTATGAACGTCAGCTTGTGGGGCTACAGGAACGACTTCAGTAAATGGGTTGTGATCACCATAGACTTCAGGAACCTCCTGACCAGagact gtactGAAGGGGACTATATACAATGGCTGGCTCACTCTGCAAACCCCAGTGGATCTATAGATGGTTGTGTGCTGGGCTATAAAGAGACCTTCTTACGCCTGAGGAAAGACTCTGTCTGTTTGAACGGGAGGGACTTTGCCGTCACCAAGAAGCTGTCCCCCTGTCCATGTACAGTTGACGATTACCACTG TGACTTTGGATATTACCGGCCAGAGAACAGCTCAGAGTGTGTGGAGCAGAAGGAGATGAAGGGTCATCCTCTGGAGTTCTGTTTTAATGGGACCATCGAACAGCTACAGACCAGCGG CTACCGGAAGATTCCAGGAGACCAGTGTGAGGGAGGTTTTCAGCCAGACAGGAAGGAGACAGACCTGAGGCGAATGTGCACCAGCAACGCCCTTTATCCAATTTCTCTG ACTGAAAATAGTTCATCGAACACGGCTGTCATAGTAATGGTTGTCATAGCGATGCTTCTGACGAGTGCTGTTGCGGGCATTTGGCTGGTTAAGAAGTATGTCTGCGGAGGACG GTTCCTTGTGCACCGATACTCTGTTATGAGGGAACATGTTGAGGCTGTTAAAATAGAAGGAGTCGATGACCTTGACACTCACTACATGGAGACAGGAAAAGCACAGTACAATGAAGACTCAGATCAG GACCTCTTAGAATAG